One region of Passer domesticus isolate bPasDom1 chromosome 19, bPasDom1.hap1, whole genome shotgun sequence genomic DNA includes:
- the CCDC92B gene encoding coiled-coil domain-containing 92B isoform X2 encodes MAWTVNLVAMETVSLEHQIQSVQRHIAFLKKEQMELLHDLHLEILRLQKHCSELTHDLEMKELEARQQDVLDRELEEKCRAMEAQLQEKEKDNLELRKELQHKETLVAALRSSLRSKERRFLEELKRRSHRVTILDTELQKQTEAAAYLSLQLHATAQRLPGPRAGGRPSPEQPPAEPRPRRRAHRAPARRPPGDGGRARDPAQEEHDAMPDPALFLYAPRPHGPQRPPPEPPGPPRAAAASRGPRPPRPEPAGRARPAKGEPGKRQGSGAHGARGAPRAQE; translated from the exons ATG gcctGGACTGTGAATTTGGTTGCGATGGAGACCGTGTCCCTGGAGCACCAGATCCAGAGTGTGCAGCGGCACATTGCTTTCCTGAAGAAGGAGCAGATGGAGCTGCTCCATGACCTGCACCTGGAGATCCTCCGCCTGCAGAAGCACTGCTCAG AGCTCACCCATGACCTGGAAATGAAAGAGCTGGAGGCCCGCCAACAAG ACGTCCTGGACCGCGAGCTGGAGGAGAAGTGCCGGGCGATGGAGgcgcagctgcaggagaaggagaaggacaACCTGGAGCTGCgcaaggagctgcagcacaaggAGACGCTGGTGGCCGCGCTGCGCTCCAGCCTCCGCAGCAAGGAGCGCCGGTTCCTGGAGGAGCTGAAGCGGCGGAGCCACCGCGTCACCATCCTCGACACCGAGCTGCAGAAGCAGACGGAGGCGGCCGCCTACCTCTCGCTGCAGCTGCACGCCACGGCGCAGCGGCTGCCGGGCccccgggcgggcgggcggccgaGCCCCGAGCAGCCCCCGgccgagccccggccccgccgccgcgcccACAGGGCGCCCGCCCGGCGCCCGCCCGGGGACGGCGGCCGGGCCAGGGACCCCGCGCAGGAGGAGCACGACGCCATGCCCGACCCGGCGCTGTTCCTGTACGCGCCGCGGCCGCACGGCCCTCAGCGCCCGCCGCCCGAGccgccgggcccgccccgcgccgccgcggcCTCCCGCGGCCCGCGGCCCCCGCGGCCCGAGCCCGCGGGCAGGGCCAGGCCGGCCAAGGGCGAGCCCGGCAAGAGGCAGGGCTCCGGTGCCCACGGCGCCCGCGGTGCCCCCCGCGCACAGGAGTAG
- the CCDC92B gene encoding coiled-coil domain-containing 92B isoform X1 — translation MTPSGRPVGPRRSPQAWTVNLVAMETVSLEHQIQSVQRHIAFLKKEQMELLHDLHLEILRLQKHCSELTHDLEMKELEARQQDVLDRELEEKCRAMEAQLQEKEKDNLELRKELQHKETLVAALRSSLRSKERRFLEELKRRSHRVTILDTELQKQTEAAAYLSLQLHATAQRLPGPRAGGRPSPEQPPAEPRPRRRAHRAPARRPPGDGGRARDPAQEEHDAMPDPALFLYAPRPHGPQRPPPEPPGPPRAAAASRGPRPPRPEPAGRARPAKGEPGKRQGSGAHGARGAPRAQE, via the exons atGACGCCCAGCGGGCGCCCCGtggggccccgccgctccccccAG gcctGGACTGTGAATTTGGTTGCGATGGAGACCGTGTCCCTGGAGCACCAGATCCAGAGTGTGCAGCGGCACATTGCTTTCCTGAAGAAGGAGCAGATGGAGCTGCTCCATGACCTGCACCTGGAGATCCTCCGCCTGCAGAAGCACTGCTCAG AGCTCACCCATGACCTGGAAATGAAAGAGCTGGAGGCCCGCCAACAAG ACGTCCTGGACCGCGAGCTGGAGGAGAAGTGCCGGGCGATGGAGgcgcagctgcaggagaaggagaaggacaACCTGGAGCTGCgcaaggagctgcagcacaaggAGACGCTGGTGGCCGCGCTGCGCTCCAGCCTCCGCAGCAAGGAGCGCCGGTTCCTGGAGGAGCTGAAGCGGCGGAGCCACCGCGTCACCATCCTCGACACCGAGCTGCAGAAGCAGACGGAGGCGGCCGCCTACCTCTCGCTGCAGCTGCACGCCACGGCGCAGCGGCTGCCGGGCccccgggcgggcgggcggccgaGCCCCGAGCAGCCCCCGgccgagccccggccccgccgccgcgcccACAGGGCGCCCGCCCGGCGCCCGCCCGGGGACGGCGGCCGGGCCAGGGACCCCGCGCAGGAGGAGCACGACGCCATGCCCGACCCGGCGCTGTTCCTGTACGCGCCGCGGCCGCACGGCCCTCAGCGCCCGCCGCCCGAGccgccgggcccgccccgcgccgccgcggcCTCCCGCGGCCCGCGGCCCCCGCGGCCCGAGCCCGCGGGCAGGGCCAGGCCGGCCAAGGGCGAGCCCGGCAAGAGGCAGGGCTCCGGTGCCCACGGCGCCCGCGGTGCCCCCCGCGCACAGGAGTAG